Proteins encoded in a region of the Caldilineales bacterium genome:
- a CDS encoding DsrE family protein — MTNDGERTYLFIINDAPYGNERPYNALRLAMNLAKSPEAKVQVFLVGDGVNCALAGQKTPNGYYNIERMVQSIARQGQVAT; from the coding sequence ATGACTAATGACGGCGAACGAACCTATCTTTTCATCATCAACGATGCGCCTTACGGAAACGAGCGCCCCTACAATGCCCTGCGTCTGGCCATGAACCTGGCCAAGTCGCCGGAGGCAAAGGTGCAGGTCTTCCTGGTCGGCGACGGCGTCAACTGCGCCCTGGCCGGCCAGAAGACGCCCAATGGCTACTACAACATCGAGCGCATGGTGCAGTCCATCGCCCGCCAGGGCCAGGTGGCCACCTGA
- a CDS encoding J domain-containing protein, with the protein MKDYYLILQVHPQAEPEVIQAAYHRLARKHHPDAAGGADAAAMQELNEAYAVLSDPAQRARYDHSYAVPPPPPGRPTLPLWRALLPTALTLATLVVLLLDLFRLGVRGLPEITVVLVVVGWLVYHFSGLRERWRG; encoded by the coding sequence GTGAAGGACTACTATCTCATTCTTCAGGTGCACCCGCAGGCCGAGCCAGAGGTGATCCAGGCCGCCTACCATCGCCTGGCGCGCAAGCATCATCCCGATGCCGCGGGTGGGGCCGACGCCGCCGCCATGCAGGAGTTGAACGAAGCCTATGCCGTGCTCTCTGACCCCGCGCAGCGGGCCAGGTATGACCACAGCTACGCCGTTCCGCCGCCGCCTCCCGGCCGGCCCACCCTCCCGCTCTGGCGGGCGTTGCTGCCAACGGCCCTGACCCTGGCCACGCTGGTGGTGCTGCTCCTCGACCTATTCCGTCTGGGGGTGCGTGGGCTGCCAGAGATTACGGTGGTGCTGGTGGTGGTGGGGTGGCTGGTCTATCATTTCAGCGGCTTGCGCGAACGTTGGCGGGGATAG
- a CDS encoding MBL fold metallo-hydrolase, protein MPKALTLRFWGVRGAIAVPGPYTVRYGGNTACVSLHLGDDAVLILDAGTGIRNLGKMLASSNADLYLVVTHIHWDHIQGFPFFGPIYQPRRLTCVVPNLGETLARALVEQMDGNRFPVRIDDLLSERRIIFDDPRPLLMGTGFEVERIGLNHPGGGFGYRVENEGRRVVYLTDNELNPPGAPVTSQDEFVAFCKDADVLIHDAQYLAADMPAHHGWGHSLVSQVLELAVAAGVKHLVLFHHDPDRSDDAIDAIQTEARAWLQAHAPWLHCTAAFEGLTIRL, encoded by the coding sequence ATGCCTAAAGCCCTCACCCTACGTTTCTGGGGCGTGCGCGGCGCCATCGCCGTCCCCGGCCCCTACACGGTTCGCTATGGCGGCAACACCGCCTGCGTCAGCCTGCATTTGGGCGATGACGCCGTCCTCATCCTCGACGCCGGCACCGGCATTCGCAACCTGGGCAAGATGCTGGCAAGCTCGAATGCCGATCTGTACCTGGTTGTGACGCACATCCATTGGGACCACATCCAGGGCTTTCCCTTCTTCGGGCCGATCTATCAGCCGCGACGCCTGACCTGCGTCGTCCCCAACCTGGGCGAGACCCTGGCCCGCGCCCTGGTGGAGCAGATGGATGGCAACCGCTTTCCGGTGCGGATCGACGATTTGTTGTCGGAGCGGCGGATTATTTTCGATGATCCACGGCCGCTGCTCATGGGCACGGGCTTCGAGGTCGAGCGGATCGGCCTCAACCACCCCGGCGGCGGCTTTGGCTATCGGGTGGAGAACGAAGGGCGGCGGGTCGTTTATCTCACCGATAACGAGCTGAACCCGCCCGGCGCACCGGTCACCAGCCAGGATGAGTTCGTGGCCTTCTGCAAGGATGCGGATGTGCTCATCCATGACGCCCAATATCTGGCCGCAGACATGCCCGCCCATCACGGCTGGGGCCATAGCCTGGTGTCGCAGGTGCTGGAGTTGGCGGTTGCAGCCGGGGTCAAACACCTGGTCCTCTTCCACCACGACCCCGACCGCAGCGATGATGCCATCGACGCCATCCAGACCGAGGCGCGGGCCTGGCTGCAAGCGCATGCGCCCTGGCTGCACTGCACAGCAGCCTTCGAGGGCCTGACGATCAGGTTGTGA
- a CDS encoding Gfo/Idh/MocA family oxidoreductase, with protein MPPIRWGLLSTAHINRRLIPAIRASRRGELVAVASRNQASADAYAAHWGIPRAFGSYQALLDSTAIDAVYISLPNHLHSEWAIKALASGKHVLCEKPFALSLEEADRMIAAAAGSGCVLAEAFMYRHHPQMKALGEWVRKGRIGEVALLRAVFNFTLTDAGNIRLQPETGGGALWDIGIYPVSFAQYVMGGPPVRVTAEQRRGETGVDVVFAGQMAYANGGIAQISASFRSPFYSLAEVYGSLGRLTLNRPFVLGSDGVERQLLFHPNEGPPQPIPFPDRELYSCEIEDFHDAILTGAAPYLSLAETRNHVATVLALYQAARGET; from the coding sequence ATGCCGCCCATCCGTTGGGGCCTCCTCTCGACCGCCCACATCAACCGCCGCCTCATCCCCGCCATACGGGCGTCGCGGCGGGGCGAACTCGTCGCCGTCGCCAGCCGCAACCAGGCCTCGGCCGACGCCTACGCCGCCCACTGGGGCATCCCCCGCGCCTTCGGCTCCTACCAGGCCCTGCTCGACTCCACCGCCATCGACGCCGTCTACATCAGCCTACCCAACCACCTGCACAGTGAATGGGCGATCAAAGCCCTGGCAAGCGGCAAGCACGTGCTCTGCGAAAAGCCCTTCGCCCTCAGCCTGGAGGAAGCCGACCGCATGATCGCCGCCGCCGCCGGCTCTGGCTGCGTGCTGGCCGAGGCCTTCATGTACCGGCATCACCCGCAGATGAAGGCGCTGGGCGAGTGGGTGCGCAAGGGGCGCATCGGCGAGGTGGCCCTGCTGCGGGCGGTCTTCAACTTCACCCTCACCGACGCCGGCAACATCCGCCTACAACCTGAGACCGGCGGCGGCGCCCTCTGGGATATCGGCATCTACCCGGTCAGCTTTGCCCAATACGTGATGGGCGGGCCGCCCGTGCGCGTGACGGCCGAACAGCGCCGGGGCGAGACCGGGGTCGATGTCGTCTTTGCCGGGCAGATGGCCTACGCCAACGGCGGCATCGCCCAGATCTCCGCCTCGTTCCGCAGCCCCTTCTACAGCCTGGCCGAAGTCTACGGCTCGCTCGGCCGGCTCACCCTCAACCGGCCCTTCGTCCTCGGCTCTGACGGCGTCGAACGCCAGCTCCTCTTCCACCCCAACGAAGGCCCACCCCAACCCATCCCCTTCCCCGACCGCGAGCTCTACAGCTGCGAAATCGAGGACTTCCACGACGCCATCCTCACCGGCGCCGCACCCTATCTCAGCCTCGCCGAAACCAGAAACCACGTCGCCACCGTCCTGGCGCTGTATCAGGCCGCGCGAGGAGAGACATAG